In Balaenoptera musculus isolate JJ_BM4_2016_0621 chromosome 19, mBalMus1.pri.v3, whole genome shotgun sequence, one genomic interval encodes:
- the SETD6 gene encoding N-lysine methyltransferase SETD6 isoform X2, whose protein sequence is MCYAEDEKLSGSILSVVLGALTTPLRNTCTNCSNCAPSQPPARPSLLIQKRDFALQPDFYPEGFQLSQTKTGKGCAWLRPGSRRQGNTSSCTRRNVFYTQVGRPGLKDVLSRGRTTRCKPPLIFRVEVETNVTWSRGGNIGPASESPAPGRRKRLRGAAESRGCAPLDHGDPDEAPAGGRACGQRGPGPGGRLPELVPAGGTGAESQERGALQSQSGWVPLLLALLHELQAPASPWSPYFALWPELGRLEHPMFWPEEERRRLLQGTGVPEAVEKDLASIRSEYYSIVLPFMEAHPDLFSPRVRCLELYRQLVALVMAYSFQEPLEEEEDEKEPNSPLMVPAADVLNHLANHNANLEYSPNCLRMVATQPIPKGHEIFNTYGQMANWQLIHMYGFAEPYPDNTDDTADIQMVTVREAALQGTEVEAERLLLYERWDFLCKLEMVGEEGAFVIGWEEVLTEEELAMTLKVLCMPAEEFREFKDQDGRGDDRREEDSLTITNIPKLKASWRQLLRDSVLLTLQTYATDLKAEQDLLSNKEVYATLSWREQQALQVRYGQKMILHQLLELTN, encoded by the exons ATGTGCTACGCAGAAGATGAAAAACTGAGCGGGTCTATTCTATCAGTAGTTCTGGGAGCCCTGACCACACCACTCCGAAACACGTGCACAAACTGCTCTAATTGCGCTCCCAGCCAGCCTCCCGCGAGGCCTTCCCTTCTTATCCAGAAACGGGATTTTGCACTTCAACCGGACTTCTACCCCGAGGGGTTTCAGCTGTCACAGACCAAGACTGGGAAGGGTTGCGCCTGGCTCAGACCAGGCTCAAGGCGGCAAGGGAACACATCTTCCTGCACCCGGCGGAACGTTTTCTACACCCAAGTGGGGAGACCCGGCCTCAAGGATGTTCTCAGCAGGGGTCGTACGACCAGGTGCAAACCCCCACTCATCTTCCGCGTGGAAGTCGAAACGAACGTCACGTGGTCCCGGGGCGGGAACATAGGCCCCGCCTCTGAGAGTCCCGCCCCCGGACGCCGGAAGCGCCTGCGCGGGGCTGCGGAGTCGCGGGGTTGCGCGCCCTTGGACCATGGCGACCCAGACGAAGCGCCGGCGG GTGGCAGGGCTTGCGGACAGCGAGGACCCGGCCCCGGTGGCCGGCTTCCTGAGCTGGTGCCGGCGGGTGGGACTGGAGCTGAGTCCCAAG AGCGAGGCGCGCTGCAGAGCCAGTCGGGATGGGTGCCGCTGCTGCTGGCGCTGCTCCACGAGCTGCAGGCCCCGGCCTCGCCCTGGAGCCCCTACTTTGCGCTGTGGCCCGAGCTGGGCCGCTTGGAGCACCCCATGTTCTG GCCAGAGGAGGAGCGCCGGCGATTGCTGCAGGGCACCGGCGTACCCGAGGCTGTGGAGAAGGATTTGGCCAGCATCCGCAGCGAGTATTATTCCATCGTGCTGCCCTTCATGGAAGCCCACCCCGATCTTTTCAGCCCCAGGGTGCGCTGTCTGGAACTCTACCGCCAGCTCGTGGCTCTTGTGATGGCCTACAG CTTTCAGGAACcactggaggaagaggaggatgaaaaGGAGCCAAACTCCCCTTTGATGGTGCCTGCTGCAGACGTACTAAACCACTTAGCCAATCACAATGCCAATCTAGAATACTCTCCA AATTGTCTTCGGATGGTGGCCACTCAGCCCATTCCTAAAGGCCATGAGATTTTCAACACTTACGGGCAAATGGCTAACTGGCAGTTGATTCACATGTATGGTTTTGCTGAACCGTATCCTGACAACACGGATGACACGGCTGACATTCAGATGGTGACGGTTCGTGAAGCAGCGTTACAGG GAACAGAAGTTGAAGCTGAAAGGCTCCTACTGTATGAACGCTGGGATTTCTTATGCAAACTGGAGATGGTAGGGGAAGAGGGAGCCTTTGTGATTGGGTGGGAGGAGGTGCTGACAGAAGAGGAACTGGCCATGACACTCAAG GTACTGTGCATGCCTGCTGAGGAGTTCAGAGAATTTAAAGACCAGGATGGACGGGGAGATGATAGAAGGGAAGAGGACAGCCTGACAATCACAAATATCCCTAAACTCAAAGCATCATGGAGACAGCTTCTTCGGGACAGCGTTTTGTTGACCCTGCAAACCTATGCCACAGACTTAAAAGCTGAGCAAGATTTACTCAGTAATAAGGAGGTCTACGCCACACTCAGCTGGAGGGAACAGCAAGCCTTACAGGTTCGTTATGGTCAGAAGATGATCTTACACCAATTGTTGGAACTGACAAATTAG
- the SETD6 gene encoding N-lysine methyltransferase SETD6 isoform X8 — translation MATQTKRRRVAGLADSEDPAPVAGFLSWCRRVGLELSPKVAVSRQGTVAGYGMVARESVQPGELLFAVPRAALLSQHTCSISGLLERERGALQSQSGWVPLLLALLHELQAPASPWSPYFALWPELGRLEHPMFWPEEERRRLLQGTGVPEAVEKDLASIRSEYYSIVLPFMEAHPDLFSPRVRCLELYRQLVALVMAYSFQEPLEEEEDEKEPNSPLMVPAADVLNHLANHNANLEYSPNCLRMVATQPIPKGHEIFNTYGQMANWQLIHMYGFAEPYPDNTDDTADIQMVTVREAALQGTEVEAERLLLYERWDFLCKLEMVGEEGAFVIGWEEVLTEEELAMTLKVLCMPAEEFREFKDQDGRGDDRREEDSLTITNIPKLKASWRQLLRDSVLLTLQTYATDLKAEQDLLSNKEVYATLSWREQQALQVRYGQKMILHQLLELTN, via the exons ATGGCGACCCAGACGAAGCGCCGGCGG GTGGCAGGGCTTGCGGACAGCGAGGACCCGGCCCCGGTGGCCGGCTTCCTGAGCTGGTGCCGGCGGGTGGGACTGGAGCTGAGTCCCAAG GTGGCGGTGAGCCGGCAGGGCACGGTGGCCGGCTACGGCATGGTGGCCCGGGAGAGCGTGCAGCCCGGGGAGCTGCTGTTCGCGGTGCCGCGGGCCGCACTCCTATCGCAGCACACCTGCTCAATCAGCGGTCTGCTGGAGCGAG AGCGAGGCGCGCTGCAGAGCCAGTCGGGATGGGTGCCGCTGCTGCTGGCGCTGCTCCACGAGCTGCAGGCCCCGGCCTCGCCCTGGAGCCCCTACTTTGCGCTGTGGCCCGAGCTGGGCCGCTTGGAGCACCCCATGTTCTG GCCAGAGGAGGAGCGCCGGCGATTGCTGCAGGGCACCGGCGTACCCGAGGCTGTGGAGAAGGATTTGGCCAGCATCCGCAGCGAGTATTATTCCATCGTGCTGCCCTTCATGGAAGCCCACCCCGATCTTTTCAGCCCCAGGGTGCGCTGTCTGGAACTCTACCGCCAGCTCGTGGCTCTTGTGATGGCCTACAG CTTTCAGGAACcactggaggaagaggaggatgaaaaGGAGCCAAACTCCCCTTTGATGGTGCCTGCTGCAGACGTACTAAACCACTTAGCCAATCACAATGCCAATCTAGAATACTCTCCA AATTGTCTTCGGATGGTGGCCACTCAGCCCATTCCTAAAGGCCATGAGATTTTCAACACTTACGGGCAAATGGCTAACTGGCAGTTGATTCACATGTATGGTTTTGCTGAACCGTATCCTGACAACACGGATGACACGGCTGACATTCAGATGGTGACGGTTCGTGAAGCAGCGTTACAGG GAACAGAAGTTGAAGCTGAAAGGCTCCTACTGTATGAACGCTGGGATTTCTTATGCAAACTGGAGATGGTAGGGGAAGAGGGAGCCTTTGTGATTGGGTGGGAGGAGGTGCTGACAGAAGAGGAACTGGCCATGACACTCAAG GTACTGTGCATGCCTGCTGAGGAGTTCAGAGAATTTAAAGACCAGGATGGACGGGGAGATGATAGAAGGGAAGAGGACAGCCTGACAATCACAAATATCCCTAAACTCAAAGCATCATGGAGACAGCTTCTTCGGGACAGCGTTTTGTTGACCCTGCAAACCTATGCCACAGACTTAAAAGCTGAGCAAGATTTACTCAGTAATAAGGAGGTCTACGCCACACTCAGCTGGAGGGAACAGCAAGCCTTACAGGTTCGTTATGGTCAGAAGATGATCTTACACCAATTGTTGGAACTGACAAATTAG
- the SETD6 gene encoding N-lysine methyltransferase SETD6 isoform X10 has product MATQTKRRRVAGLADSEDPAPVAGFLSWCRRVGLELSPKVAVSRQGTVAGYGMVARESVQPGELLFAVPRAALLSQHTCSISGLLERERGALQSQSGWVPLLLALLHELQAPASPWSPYFALWPELGRLEHPMFCPRVRCLELYRQLVALVMAYSFQEPLEEEEDEKEPNSPLMVPAADVLNHLANHNANLEYSPNCLRMVATQPIPKGHEIFNTYGQMANWQLIHMYGFAEPYPDNTDDTADIQMVTVREAALQGTEVEAERLLLYERWDFLCKLEMVGEEGAFVIGWEEVLTEEELAMTLKVLCMPAEEFREFKDQDGRGDDRREEDSLTITNIPKLKASWRQLLRDSVLLTLQTYATDLKAEQDLLSNKEVYATLSWREQQALQVRYGQKMILHQLLELTN; this is encoded by the exons ATGGCGACCCAGACGAAGCGCCGGCGG GTGGCAGGGCTTGCGGACAGCGAGGACCCGGCCCCGGTGGCCGGCTTCCTGAGCTGGTGCCGGCGGGTGGGACTGGAGCTGAGTCCCAAG GTGGCGGTGAGCCGGCAGGGCACGGTGGCCGGCTACGGCATGGTGGCCCGGGAGAGCGTGCAGCCCGGGGAGCTGCTGTTCGCGGTGCCGCGGGCCGCACTCCTATCGCAGCACACCTGCTCAATCAGCGGTCTGCTGGAGCGAG AGCGAGGCGCGCTGCAGAGCCAGTCGGGATGGGTGCCGCTGCTGCTGGCGCTGCTCCACGAGCTGCAGGCCCCGGCCTCGCCCTGGAGCCCCTACTTTGCGCTGTGGCCCGAGCTGGGCCGCTTGGAGCACCCCATGTTCTG CCCCAGGGTGCGCTGTCTGGAACTCTACCGCCAGCTCGTGGCTCTTGTGATGGCCTACAG CTTTCAGGAACcactggaggaagaggaggatgaaaaGGAGCCAAACTCCCCTTTGATGGTGCCTGCTGCAGACGTACTAAACCACTTAGCCAATCACAATGCCAATCTAGAATACTCTCCA AATTGTCTTCGGATGGTGGCCACTCAGCCCATTCCTAAAGGCCATGAGATTTTCAACACTTACGGGCAAATGGCTAACTGGCAGTTGATTCACATGTATGGTTTTGCTGAACCGTATCCTGACAACACGGATGACACGGCTGACATTCAGATGGTGACGGTTCGTGAAGCAGCGTTACAGG GAACAGAAGTTGAAGCTGAAAGGCTCCTACTGTATGAACGCTGGGATTTCTTATGCAAACTGGAGATGGTAGGGGAAGAGGGAGCCTTTGTGATTGGGTGGGAGGAGGTGCTGACAGAAGAGGAACTGGCCATGACACTCAAG GTACTGTGCATGCCTGCTGAGGAGTTCAGAGAATTTAAAGACCAGGATGGACGGGGAGATGATAGAAGGGAAGAGGACAGCCTGACAATCACAAATATCCCTAAACTCAAAGCATCATGGAGACAGCTTCTTCGGGACAGCGTTTTGTTGACCCTGCAAACCTATGCCACAGACTTAAAAGCTGAGCAAGATTTACTCAGTAATAAGGAGGTCTACGCCACACTCAGCTGGAGGGAACAGCAAGCCTTACAGGTTCGTTATGGTCAGAAGATGATCTTACACCAATTGTTGGAACTGACAAATTAG